The DNA sequence aactcttgatcgttaaaggcgagtcattgGAAATAAGTGTATATCTATAGTCAGTACGTtcgaaatcctcgagtagaagaatCTACTTGGAATCTAGAGTCAGAtatacttgacaaatatcctcacttgtgtaactagatcagattctgaggacagaatccttttaagggggggaaggatataacgacccatgtatttttgaattatttaaatatgtgattattatggaaattattaaataaaatatgtgcatTGGTTTAACCGGTATGTGTTGTTTGATTTTTATCTAGGTGCGATTTATGATGTACCGGGTagttcgcgtgattaattaaggaattgcattgaattgttccacttttaaagtgaatttaatgcaactttatttgtataaatatttgaagtgtctctaaaatagtttttatgattttataatttcaataattatttttaggattttataaaattgagaaatcaatattttattaattatttatctttgaatgattttctgaatgcttttatttgtaaaatccatatttaattcaaggactcttcaaaaattatgaaactcatatttattgaagttgggaatattccggtaattttaaaattattttgggaatttttgggattaattttagtcgcgcgtcgattcgtttaattgataaaagcgggcataaagtgcattttagaaattgttttaaaattacaaaatttatgtttttataaacttcgggaaaTTTCTAATATTATAAGACTagtttcatgattttctgaaattgttttaagggcaactcggttcgttaattgtgaattgCGGGTACGAATagcgtttcaaaaatgctttaaaaattatgaaaattttattttattagtttcggggtTTTTAGAGAATTTTGAgcttattttcataattttacgAATTTGTTTTATGCACACCCTAGTCCGATAATTGCGAAAATACGGTACAAAACTTGGATGTTGGGTGTTAATTGTATACGTGTCGAGTGCTTAGCCATTTTGTGGACACATGTTGGGCTGCAAACAAAcaagaaaaaaatatatacagAAATAAAAGGGGATAAGCTCTATTGTTCTCATCCCTTTTCTTTCTTCTATATCTCTGCTTTGATTTTTTTCTCTAGGGTTTTCCCCTCCCCTCGCGATGGTTATGGTTCGGTAAGCTATCAGGGATGTGCTCTTCAGTTTATTTGCCGTGATTATCATTTTTCCCGGTGATTCACGCGGTGTCAGCCGCCCTTCCTCGTCTTCCGACGAGGCGGTTATGGCGAGGCCGTGGTTGTGTTCGGTCGTGTATTATATATGAAATTTAATTGAATAATTTCGTGAAATGAAATTAATTTCGTGCTGTAGTTATTCGAGTTAATTGGTGAAATTTGCGATGGAAACCCGATGTatacgggtacccgcgaattttaccgccgttggcgatgagcctcggcgagccgacggtggaccgtgataaTCGATATCTGATTCctaaattcaaaatattaatttagttcATAAATTATTTTCGAGATGTAAATAATCGGATAATAATAATTATTTGATTTGAATTGACGTTTGGGAATTTGTGACTTGTGATTGGGTTGTTGGTTCGAGATTGTTGGATTGCGTGGTTTGGTTATGAATTTGAGTTGATTAGATTGATTGTTGATTGAGACGTCGAATTgtatcgacgggtagtccgataaacaaaggagacgttGTCCAATTTCcggaaaatcgaactacggaaatacgagagcgtatccgaggattattgggacgtcgagcgagtataaataaatacatatatgtgtgttctatacagaacctgattgtatgttgtattgtatattttgtccaaaacacaataaccctaatttcgtaaaatgacgagtatacgtattttctaaaaacgaacactggatcaatttcgagaatgtgaaccctaattgttgtctgtgttattctaatatgaataattacgagtcgggtttgaatatcgttttgtaagaattagtatcgaggatatgtcaagcatacctagacgtctaacgtaggatatttcgaccctataggttatagtcgggaacctgaaaatggacgatggactaaagataacctagtggtcagtcgacgagctcagtagagtttcaacagaaagacctgagtgtcgaagtcgaatccaatgggatctagtggttggacgttgGAGCCTGAGCatcagagtcggctcagagttgatcaatAATAGTTGCAAAGCCTtttaaggcaagtatttctgaacttttcttcaaaatatattatcaatgttttcgaactgtttcataacatgttgctattattaaacataactcttgttttataatgcaagtgctttaaactatttacccttgaaccctgattctttcttgatcttgagtcgtaatccttattctttgcaaaccatcctttgttgatacACTATTTCGGAAATCCGAAGGACTAAATCGTATGGATAcctcagataccaaaccacacaaatatgatactactccccaaatgtttaattaccaaacactggaagaaaattatttgaaaacacagaaacttttatatcccaaccaatccttataacatcaaagaactatatcttgaaaaatcattactgaaCTAATACCTGATGtttttacaaactgaaaaccgtttcttttacatatccagatatacccttgtgatactcatgaatcaCATTATGTttttataccaatgctttattactgttgattatgatctggcTTATTGAATTGCATTGTTTATtatactgaattgttttagaattggatagttttctttatgtggaccagattcgtggtcagaccagattcgtggtcgaattaggccaatgtgtgccttggatccagttcgtaagagcagagctgtgtgcttcgctcggggttagtgcgtgactgatcagcagcctaaccttggtttttttaaaacttaaaatgaatatccaattctaatgactagttaaaaagaaacttgatttctctgaatcatctcatttgactattatttaacctcagttatcgttattatgacttgctgagctagttagctcactcttgcgaaactttttatatattttacagttaaaaaggatatggttgatagagaagttcctcagtccaaagtacgggctaaggttccagtttgagttggatcgagctagcagaagcttcatgcagTGGAAAGAGAGTACAATTGTAAGAAAGactttattatcaattgtaagttaagtcagtcgggatttggtacgatgtaataaattaaggttgtggcatgttttcatactttaatctgttgcgatccgtgggatttggtacgatgtaataaattttgagttgttttgccagagttagtccaagtcctgataatctctctttccttttctaactcggtttttagagattcattcatttttaggacttcatccctaacataaaaagcatcatctctatccttctgagtttgatggaacatgactaactctttttctaagaaatcatttcttttcttaaaagcaagattttcagaagttaatctttcccatgttaaagtttgatctctgtaactaacaaacatgattttaagatatcttctcaactcattaatatcatcagtatgaaaagcataagtagtctgaggtacctttgtttcagcagcttcagaactgctctcagcgctttctttatcagcatttgccatcaatgcatagttctccttactttcagagtctgaggtgtctgtccagcttttctgctttgtgacaagagccttgcctttgtcaccctttaccttcttgcaatcaggagatgtgtggcctttctcaccacagttatagcatttaacattggtataatctcctctgtcagactttcctcctctgccttcagatcttctgaaattcttcttatcagaacttatgcctttcctggaaaacttctttcccttcctgaacttcctgtatgcaatctttgtgattcatttcatcataagagcacacagcttcaccatctcctcatcagcatcagtctcaggcaagctttcagaatctaagtcatcatcactttcagaacttgatgactcagtttcagactttatgaaaagagctttacccttgtctttccttgaggaagctgctttgggggattcttcttcagccttaagagcaactgtccttgactttcctcctttcctcttgcttctttgttccatctcaagttcatgagtcttgagcattccatagatttcatcaagaattgtttcatcaagattgtagttgtctcttattgtcgttgccttcaaatcccagcattcaggaagagctaacaggaatttaaggtttgaatcttcaagatcatactctttatcaaccaatgacaaatcattcaaaagtttgacaaatctatcatataaatcattcaatgactcattagtctttgagtcaaaatgttcatactcttgagtgagtattgtcttcctgttcttcttaattgtgtcagttccctgacaccttgtttccagagcatcccatatctccttagcagttttgcagttgattaccctgtttgacattacattatcaatggcactatgcagtaagtgtcgtaccttagcatccttagcaattgatgctatatcttcagcagtataatcactcttctcctttggtacggtctttgctgcttcacctgcaactgcaacagcgagcttggttggtttgtgaggcccttccttgattctatcaagctattctggatctgttgcttccaggaacatggtcatccttaccttccatatgggatattcagatggtctcagtatgggaactctgatagtctcataccgactttggatttgtgtctttggaggttcttcagtttttgtaggtttagttggagtttctgtgtcagacatgattgtgtttggatctttaactgtatgtgtgttaacagattagctctgataccacttgttaggtcacacacactgtagagggggtgaatacagtgtataatacaatcaaatcaaactctaatatcttaagtaacagaaaacaaactttattgaaacaataaactctgttacagtatagaactgttacctctcagtgatgaacaaatatcacgagagctgctagggttacaataaataatcttctcgaatatgataacacttatagtgtaaaccctatgtctgtgtttatatactacacagttacaagataatcgctaattgatatggaatataattctgcttcctaaaatataccaatcagatatcttttcttccaagtattccattcttcacgaaactccttcttcatgcatatctcttcttatgtttatctcgatcttctttcctttaatcagctactgtccttatctgaacgtccttcagcacttaagttctgatatctaacttctgatgattatctcctgataatataagtactgatatccttaagtcctgacttccagtataagtactgattaatggttaagtactgacttgtcctgttacgtaagatctgaaatctaaacataaatcatattagccattacattatcaaatatatctaacagaacaTAACATAAGATTTTTGAACATAACATTTACATTCTTCTTAGATATactttaatataatataatactcATGCCGCACAAACATTCATATATCATAATACCTATGTTGTATTAGTACAAAATTGATCAAAATTAGGCAGCCATCTACTGGATGCGTGAAATTAGGTAGAAATAATTAGTAATCTATAAAATTATGTGTCTGCAAAAATTTCCAAATATGAAAAAAAAACACATCGAGAATTTGAATATGTTGCACACTTGACATAATAGTCAATCAATTAAAACATGTCAAAATAGAGCAAGCATACCCAAGTATTAGGCAGTTTTAGTAGATAGCAAATTAAAGattttgagtaaataaataacaaaaaaaCTAACCTGAATCAGCTCCTCAACAAGTTCTGAAATTCACCAAGAAAATATGTTGAATCAGTTCAATTCTGCCCAAAAAATATGCAGAAAAATGAAGGTGAAAGGTCCAAAAAATCTGCTGGAAAATGGCCACAAAACCTGCTGAAAAACGTCTAAAAAAACTGCTGAAATTACTAAAAAACAATCCTGAATCAGTTCTGAAGTTTGTTGAAAAAAATCTGCTGAAATGCACTCAAAAACTAACTGAATCAGCTCTTGAATCAGTTCTGAAATTCACCGAGAAAATCTGCTGAATCAGTTCAATTCTGCCCAAAAAATATGCAGAAAAACGAAGGTAAAAGGTCCAGAAAATCTGCAAAAAAACAAACAGAAAATCTGCTGGAAAATGGCGACAAAACCTGTTAAAAAATGTCTAAAAAATCTGCTGAAATGTACTAAAAACATTCCTGAATCAGTTCTGAAATCCGTAGAAAAAATCTGCTGAAATGCACTCAAAAACTAGCAGAATCAGCTCTTGAATCAGTTCTGAAATTCACCGAGAAAATCTGTTGAATCAGTTCAATTCTGCCCAAAAAATATGCAGAAAAACGAAGGTAAAAGGTCCAGAAAATCTgcaaaaaaaaacagaaaaactGCTGGAAAATGGCCACAAAACCTGCTGAAAAACGTATAAAACATCTGTTGAAATTTACTAAAAAACAATCCTAAATCAGTTCTGAAATTCATAGAAAATATCTGCTGAAATGCACTCAAAAACTAACTGAATCAGCTCTTGAATCAGTTCTGAAATTTGCCGAAAAAATCTGTTGAATCAGTTCAATTCTGCCCAACAAAATTTGCAGAAAAACGAAGGTATAAGGTCCAGAAAATCTGTATAAAAACAAATAGAAAATCTGCTGAAAAATGGCCAAAAAACCTGCTGAAAAACATCTAAAAAATCTGCTGAAATGTACTAAAAAGCAATCCTGAATCAGTTCTGAAATTCGTAGGGAAATAGGGTGATTGTCAGTGTTATTCTTTAGGGTGGAGTTATACCATATACTCACATCTGAGTTCAACAGATCATACCCTGGGATGAAAATAATATAAAGGTCATTGCATTTACATAAGAAAACATGTTGATGCACATATGTGTGGCAGGATACAAACCTGCTATTATCTCACTAATTTCCCTCCCAGAATTTCCTTTCCTGAAAACCTTGTATAGCTCATCATTAGTATCAGATGAACTATTGCACCAAAATTGCAAACCCTGAACGCAGCCTACCACTTAAAAAAATAATGAGAGGGTTCAGAAACTTTACGGATATAACCCCATAGGGTGAGAACTTATACATGTTAAGCATGATTGATACGTGTGTGTGTAATGGGAAACATATTTAGAGCTAAGGGAGAGGGGGTGTGGAGATGTATAAATATTAAAATCCATTTATCTCTCATGCTCTGACAATGCAAtgcaattcaacctcaattcacTAAATACAAAAACAATTAAGTCATAGTTCAAGTATGTTACCTTGTTGAACTGTAACTGATGATGCTCCACGGATAGTCACAGGAAATGTGGAGTTAGGAGCACACATAGGCTGAAGATAACAGACCGACAAATCTGAGTAAAAAGGTGGATCAAAAAAATTGGTGAACTCTATCTGTGACTCTGAACCCTGGTTAAAAAAGGAAAACATAATCTCTAAGTCGCTATAATTTAAGCAATTTCAGTATATAAGGATACAGGAAGAAATAATTCAGATGTTTCTAAGCAACAACATAAGGGCTCGACAGAATGCTgatgtcctgaaggacctgctgcatcagcatcttcatttgtagcagcatcaccagtatctccaacatttgcagcatcagaacttacagactcagtatcttctgataaaacaacagtgtgagtagcaatggaggcttcaacatcctctagttactgatctggttctaagttctgatcaacagccatatcctgatgctcacctaaagtctgagcatcaacatcttgatgcagagaaggtgttgtagataactttggagtttgaacagcatcaataacaggtgttgttgaaggattagttgttgttggagcttctaagagaattacgtcaggcacaaccaagttttgaacatcaatatcagcacttgtgcctgtatcaacaagagacacagatggtgtgttagccttttcagaaacagcttccttagatggagttgatggagaagaaatgactgtagcaaattccttgtcttgtgagatcagagattcttgatccccttccttagctgcttcctcttcatcatctgaaactggcctttttgccctttatttcttgtatctctttgttgatttggattccttgggagtttcaggaactgtcattcttctaagccttttgagaagcctagatcccccaattccagaatccttctgagaagtctctttctcagcttcacatacaacaggttctgaagaaggaacctggtcctcagtatcagattcatctctgaaggcaatcctccttctcttttgaggtgtttgaggaacagtctttgtcctctttggcttggaggatgaaggcttcacagtaggtgctgaggatgagggttgaatagtctgtgaagtggagagataggatttgagatatttcctgagggtaggttgagtagaatgagtggtaggtgctgaggatgacagtttttgagtgtttgttgttggttggacatcagagtaaacagatctataagtatcaggatcagcatttactaggatctgttttacagactgaggaatctgtaatggtctaaccactgatttcttagtgtcagcatttaccaggtcattaaagtagcgttttgcaactttaaaaggtggggttgaggaactgactaattgaggttcatcagtacaaaaaatataaataagttgacagaatctagcaaaatagacaacattcctatcctctgtcatcctatccccaataaaaccaattataccagttgcaaaatcaaaatgagtttgatttataatagcatacccgatgtgctgactcagaattgggatagcatcaaaattcgaacatttgttcccaaaagctttagtaatgcaatcgaagaagaagcttcattctcttctgatatgagcccgtttcaactgcccaagttttgccaaactctttttatatcccaaatttgccattaactccgGAAGAgttgattcttctggaattgaaaaggtacaaccttctgggagatgtagagtcttgcgtattgtaccaggagtaactgcataagaagaatcacccacttcgaaaacaatactaggagtgccatgtctaccaccatcatcaaagtgcccagtccaccaaaacgtcagaacttgttggctcgaaaagactgaaggttgggttaatgcatacccaatctcactgtgtgcaagaagatcttgcacaaactgcaattcagatggagcttcagcatgatcaagaattgcagcatagttgtttggaacaaacttagctccatcaatgattaaatccttaggtgccatgtgaaaaattgagatttaaaattgcctgttaggtgtttgataaaatgtctgtatgaaaaaccaacgtgataagaaaagagaaaaagaaagagtaaaagcaagtagagagaaaaagtatgaaggaaataaaatattaaagaaatcctctctctgtcgtacttatactctggagaaaaaaatgttaccgttggacacatgtcagacatgcagtaataacggatagttacagggcgcgagaaaacagtaatattacttgcccacttgcctgttttcaaggaaaaaccgttccacttacccagatattccattaatcaaggtgaaacagttttaattcaaaattgaaaccgttcccactgatttaattattttcactgcatcattaatattctgaaaataaagcaagtgaaaatgaccaagataaatcagaagagtaagtgctgataaagaaaaatcagaacttaaagtaaaacagaatttatatggtcatcagaatatgaataattatcaggatttatcaatgcattacaaaataacttagagacaaaatcttgaaacaaaaacaaatttcattaatatatcaagagaatacattcatgaaattgaacttacatcagtacttatacaagatttccctaagctactaaaactaacatcaacagccttagtcctagctcaagaagcagggcaaggctgatgatgaagaaaaacaggaagaagaaaataaatcatttcttcttcctactctcgacaaacagaatggcgagtcggatgattcgctcttgctggcagagagcttccagcctttcctcctccaatcgctccagatggcgatggtaatccatatagaagaacaaaggaatttaatgctgacaggtagaattaattctacttcgtctccctagacttggaaaaagaataacattcattggaaagagaaaatatggtttaatgcgcacaagaaacaagtaaaagtaaactgttcaagtacgaataccattaaccctaaccatagtgactattaatcttccacttcaacatattctagtttgaaccgagactgttatcaaattttatccacagataagtcaagtaaagaatttagactgtaatatcagaacttagacttatatcagaacttaacagtcatcagaacataattttttaactcgaaaaaggaatgcttatctgagtaaatcctcatacaag is a window from the Apium graveolens cultivar Ventura chromosome 1, ASM990537v1, whole genome shotgun sequence genome containing:
- the LOC141663232 gene encoding ABC transporter A family member 8-like, producing the protein MFSFFNQGSESQIEFTNFFDPPFYSDLSVCYLQPMCAPNSTFPVTIRGASSVTVQQVVGCVQGLQFWCNSSSDTNDELYKVFRKGNSGREISEIIAGYDLLNSDVSIWYNSTLKNNTDNHPISLRISELIQDCFLVHFSRFFRCFSAELN